A genomic segment from Barrientosiimonas humi encodes:
- a CDS encoding nucleotide sugar dehydrogenase: MKIAVVGLGYVGLANAVILAQRHPVVALDVDAGRVEAVNERRSPIVDPDLEDYLANRELDLRATLDAEDALSGAELVIISTPTNYDPEKDFFDTSTVEAVLAQVESVAPQASAVIKSTIPVGFTDRMRAKHPGLTILFSPEFLREGRALYDNLHPSRIIVGGDSPEAKVFADLLSEGSLDDDVPVLLTGAAEAEAIKLFANTFLAMRVAFFNELDTYALSRGIDPRAVIEGVGLDPRIGLHYNNPSFGYGGYCLPKDTRQLLANYQDVPQNLIRAIVDSNTTRKDFIAEDILRRRPKVVGLYRLVMKEGSDNFRMSSIQGVMKRLKAKGVEVLVHEPTLTDKEFFHSEVVPDVEEFISRSDVILTNRRSPALASVEDKVYTRDLFGRD; this comes from the coding sequence ATGAAGATTGCCGTGGTCGGTCTGGGTTACGTGGGCCTCGCCAACGCCGTCATCCTCGCGCAGCGCCACCCCGTGGTCGCGCTCGACGTCGATGCCGGCCGGGTCGAGGCCGTCAACGAGCGGCGCTCGCCGATCGTCGATCCCGACCTGGAGGACTACCTCGCCAACCGCGAGCTCGACCTGCGCGCGACCCTCGACGCCGAGGACGCGCTGTCGGGCGCCGAGCTGGTCATCATCTCCACCCCGACCAACTACGACCCGGAGAAGGACTTCTTCGACACCTCCACCGTCGAGGCCGTGCTGGCCCAGGTCGAGAGCGTGGCCCCGCAGGCGAGCGCGGTCATCAAGTCGACCATCCCCGTCGGGTTCACCGACCGGATGCGTGCCAAGCACCCGGGCCTGACCATCCTGTTCTCCCCGGAGTTCCTGCGCGAGGGCCGCGCGCTCTACGACAACCTGCACCCGAGCCGGATCATCGTCGGCGGCGACAGCCCCGAGGCCAAGGTCTTCGCCGACCTGCTGAGCGAGGGTTCGCTCGACGACGACGTGCCGGTGCTGCTCACGGGCGCGGCCGAGGCCGAGGCGATCAAGCTGTTCGCCAACACCTTCCTGGCGATGCGCGTCGCGTTCTTCAACGAGCTCGACACCTACGCCCTCTCCCGCGGCATCGACCCGCGCGCGGTGATCGAGGGCGTCGGGCTCGACCCGCGCATCGGCCTGCACTACAACAACCCCTCGTTCGGCTACGGCGGCTACTGCCTGCCGAAGGACACGCGGCAGCTGCTGGCCAACTACCAGGACGTCCCGCAGAACCTCATCCGCGCGATCGTCGACTCCAACACCACGCGCAAGGACTTCATCGCCGAAGACATCCTGCGCCGCCGCCCCAAGGTCGTCGGCCTCTACCGCCTGGTCATGAAGGAGGGCTCGGACAACTTCCGGATGTCCTCCATCCAGGGCGTGATGAAGCGGCTCAAGGCCAAGGGCGTCGAGGTGCTGGTGCACGAGCCGACGCTGACCGACAAGGAGTTCTTCCACTCCGAGGTGGTGCCCGACGTCGAGGAGTTCATCAGCCGGTCGGACGTCATCCTGACCAACCGCCGTTCGCCGGCCCTGGCCTCGGTCGAGGACAAGGTCTACACCCGAGACCTTTTCGGCCGCGACTGA
- a CDS encoding polysaccharide biosynthesis tyrosine autokinase, whose translation MTLEDVWRTIRTHWVLLVAFTLVGTAAAAGYWRWREPVYTATAVAYVVPQDGSAGGGRSSEGPPSAVAMAKARSWVPLATSVDTARETVRALGLDLEPDQLAARVSAEHVRDTPTISVSVTGSTPREAQRLADGVVQAMRGQARRLDGASSGVDIEPIQNAHLPTHPTEPHPEWILPIGALLGLLLGLLVALARRRRAGRVRDQSDVERHIGTSVLSVLPASKDLEARDRVPRGAGSHTTRDALQQLRTNLTFVNVDHAPRTVVVTAARAGEGSSTVAANLARTMADAGQRVVLIDADLREPAVADIFQLDARVGLTQVLAGSVALTDAVQEGDRANLRVLTAGHLPPNPSGLLSSARMHHLLLTLGRDAMVVLDSPPLLEHRDAALLSASADGALLVISAAGAREPTLSRAVAAINRVGGQLLGAVLTQVSGKQFKRIVAADTRFGYGTDLSRREPDESDEPPRHARGAIFDEAATDIPDQSGAEIERRTAPGEGERSAYRRRPKHVSS comes from the coding sequence GTGACGCTCGAGGACGTGTGGAGGACGATCCGCACCCACTGGGTGCTGCTCGTCGCGTTCACGCTGGTGGGGACGGCGGCAGCCGCCGGATACTGGCGCTGGCGCGAGCCGGTCTACACCGCGACCGCGGTCGCGTACGTCGTGCCGCAGGACGGCTCGGCCGGCGGTGGGCGCTCGTCGGAGGGGCCGCCGTCGGCGGTCGCCATGGCCAAGGCGCGCTCCTGGGTGCCGCTGGCGACGAGCGTCGACACCGCACGGGAGACCGTGCGGGCGCTGGGGCTCGACCTCGAGCCCGACCAGCTGGCGGCCCGGGTGAGCGCCGAGCACGTGCGCGACACCCCGACCATCTCGGTCAGCGTGACCGGCTCGACGCCGCGGGAGGCCCAGCGGCTCGCCGACGGGGTCGTGCAGGCGATGCGCGGCCAGGCGAGACGCCTCGACGGGGCCTCGTCCGGGGTCGATATCGAGCCGATCCAGAACGCCCACCTGCCCACCCATCCCACCGAGCCGCACCCGGAGTGGATCCTGCCGATCGGCGCCCTGCTGGGGCTGCTGCTCGGACTGCTCGTCGCGCTCGCGCGCCGTCGCCGGGCCGGGCGCGTGCGTGACCAGTCCGACGTCGAGCGGCACATCGGCACCAGCGTGCTGAGCGTGCTGCCGGCGTCGAAGGACCTCGAGGCGCGCGACCGGGTGCCGCGCGGCGCGGGCAGCCACACCACCCGCGACGCCCTGCAGCAGCTGCGCACCAACCTGACGTTCGTCAACGTCGACCACGCGCCGCGCACCGTGGTGGTCACCGCGGCGCGGGCCGGCGAGGGGTCCTCGACGGTGGCCGCCAACCTCGCCCGCACGATGGCCGACGCCGGCCAGCGGGTGGTGCTCATCGACGCCGACCTGCGCGAGCCGGCCGTGGCCGACATCTTCCAGCTCGACGCGCGCGTGGGGCTCACCCAGGTGCTCGCCGGCAGCGTCGCGCTCACCGACGCCGTGCAGGAGGGCGACCGGGCCAACCTGCGGGTGCTCACCGCCGGCCACCTGCCGCCCAACCCGAGCGGACTGCTCAGCTCGGCCCGCATGCACCACCTGCTGCTCACCCTCGGGCGCGACGCGATGGTCGTGCTCGACTCGCCGCCGCTGCTGGAGCACCGTGACGCGGCGCTGCTGAGCGCGAGCGCGGACGGCGCGCTGCTGGTCATCTCGGCGGCGGGCGCCCGCGAGCCCACGCTGTCGCGCGCGGTCGCCGCGATCAACCGGGTCGGCGGGCAGCTGCTGGGCGCCGTGCTGACCCAGGTCAGCGGCAAGCAGTTCAAGCGCATCGTGGCCGCCGACACCCGGTTCGGCTACGGCACCGACCTGTCCCGGCGCGAGCCGGACGAGAGCGACGAGCCGCCGCGGCACGCCCGCGGTGCGATCTTCGACGAGGCCGCCACCGACATACCGGATCAGTCGGGTGCCGAGATCGAGCGGCGGACCGCCCCGGGCGAGGGGGAGCGGTCGGCCTACCGTCGGCGACCGAAGCACGTCTCGTCCTGA